A stretch of Anaeromyxobacter dehalogenans 2CP-1 DNA encodes these proteins:
- a CDS encoding TonB-dependent receptor plug domain-containing protein, which produces MSASARLAARTAIALACATCPALAAGAAPGPDPDDPVVVLEEQVVRLPRATTEARPLASGTVVDRATFEGEAKDVGQLVSTAPGIAVEEHGGLGQLTTISIRGSPPSGVKVLLDGLPLNTAFGGGVDLSTIPRSWVDAVEVVRGPEGARYGSGALGGVLNVVTRRPEAGSWSLETGGGSFDTARVAADVGTSVGPGAVLLGATAETTSGRFPFRLDPGLPGGPTVRATRENAGVRRGGLLAKLIRPQEHGRLDALLEVSGGHRGLPGFAAAPTPWAWQDDARLLAMGRVARFGALGPATLAARGHLRLDRLDARLTGPDDSPIRQRGAAAGLALEATGSHRHGVLSASLETTAELLAADGLGGRRDLYGVAAAVADDLSLAGGGLRIAPAARAERAGQFGGVSGSLGLSVRLAPALRARAGVGRTFRPPGLAELHLQQGLLVPNPDLRPETAVAADAGWVADGRAGLLAVTGHLTRYEDLVVYEPSDAFGRLKPFNSGRASATGLEVEGASAPVGGPLRASARGSYTLLVTELLRGAPAEVGHWIPYRPRQRAFLRVALAPGPLSAHVELHRLGRRYRDRRGVNPIPSSTSWNAGLGVRVARRPGVRIHLEVLNLADDRTLTDGVGDPLPPRTVMVTLRAGSSAQEYAP; this is translated from the coding sequence ATGAGCGCGTCGGCGCGGTTGGCCGCCCGGACGGCGATCGCGCTCGCGTGCGCGACGTGCCCGGCGCTGGCGGCCGGCGCGGCGCCGGGACCGGATCCGGACGACCCGGTGGTGGTGCTGGAGGAGCAGGTGGTCCGCCTGCCGCGCGCAACGACGGAGGCGCGGCCGCTGGCGTCCGGCACGGTGGTGGACCGCGCGACCTTCGAGGGCGAGGCGAAGGACGTCGGCCAGCTCGTCTCCACCGCGCCCGGGATCGCCGTGGAGGAGCACGGCGGCCTGGGCCAGCTCACCACGATCTCCATCCGCGGCTCCCCGCCGAGCGGCGTCAAGGTGCTGCTGGATGGCTTGCCGCTGAACACCGCGTTCGGCGGCGGCGTGGACCTCTCCACCATCCCGCGCTCCTGGGTGGACGCGGTGGAGGTGGTGCGAGGGCCGGAGGGAGCGCGCTACGGCTCGGGCGCGCTCGGCGGCGTGCTGAACGTGGTCACGCGCCGACCCGAGGCGGGGAGCTGGAGCCTCGAGACCGGCGGCGGCTCCTTCGACACGGCGCGGGTCGCGGCCGACGTCGGCACCTCGGTCGGGCCAGGCGCGGTGTTGCTGGGCGCCACCGCCGAGACCACCAGCGGTCGGTTCCCGTTCCGGCTCGATCCGGGTCTACCGGGTGGTCCCACGGTGCGGGCGACGCGAGAGAACGCCGGCGTGCGGCGCGGAGGCCTGCTCGCGAAGCTGATCCGGCCGCAGGAGCACGGCCGGCTCGACGCGCTCCTGGAGGTGTCCGGCGGGCACCGCGGCCTCCCCGGCTTCGCCGCGGCGCCGACCCCGTGGGCCTGGCAGGACGACGCGCGGCTGCTCGCGATGGGGCGGGTCGCGCGTTTCGGTGCGCTCGGCCCGGCCACCCTCGCGGCCCGCGGCCACCTGCGGCTCGACCGGCTGGATGCGCGCCTCACCGGCCCCGACGACTCGCCGATCCGTCAGCGCGGCGCGGCGGCCGGGCTGGCGCTGGAGGCGACCGGGTCGCATCGGCACGGCGTCCTCAGCGCCTCGCTCGAGACCACTGCCGAGCTCCTCGCCGCAGACGGGCTGGGGGGCCGCCGCGACCTCTATGGCGTGGCGGCGGCGGTCGCCGACGACCTCAGCCTCGCCGGCGGCGGTCTCCGCATCGCCCCCGCCGCGCGAGCGGAGCGGGCCGGGCAGTTCGGCGGCGTCTCCGGCTCGCTCGGCCTGTCGGTTCGGCTCGCCCCCGCCCTGCGCGCCCGCGCGGGCGTGGGCCGCACCTTCCGGCCGCCCGGCCTCGCGGAGCTGCACCTGCAGCAGGGGCTCCTGGTCCCGAACCCGGACCTCCGGCCCGAGACCGCCGTCGCGGCCGACGCGGGGTGGGTGGCGGACGGCCGCGCGGGGCTGCTCGCGGTCACCGGGCACCTCACCCGCTACGAGGACCTGGTCGTGTACGAGCCGAGCGATGCGTTCGGTCGGCTGAAGCCCTTCAACTCCGGGCGCGCGTCGGCCACCGGCCTCGAGGTCGAGGGCGCGTCCGCGCCGGTCGGCGGTCCGCTCCGCGCGAGCGCCCGCGGCAGCTACACCCTGCTCGTCACCGAGCTGCTGCGCGGCGCGCCCGCGGAGGTGGGGCACTGGATCCCCTACCGCCCGAGGCAGCGCGCCTTCCTGCGCGTCGCGCTCGCCCCCGGGCCGCTGTCGGCGCACGTGGAGCTCCACCGCCTCGGCCGTCGCTACCGGGATCGCCGCGGCGTGAACCCGATTCCCTCCTCGACGAGCTGGAACGCCGGCCTCGGCGTGCGCGTGGCGCGCCGCCCCGGCGTCCGGATCCACCTCGAGGTCCTCAACCTCGCCGACGATCGGACGCTCACCGACGGCGTCGGCGATCCGCTCCCGCCGCGGACCGTGATGGTCACGCTGCGCGCCGGGTCCTCTGCCCAGGAGTACGCACCATGA
- a CDS encoding MXAN_6577-like cysteine-rich protein has product MRPTFLATLAAAALLACSARSSCPEGQVDCGGRCVALSADPLNCGACGTVCGAGGACRAGACDCGPGTVRCGETCAQLESDPANCGACGKTCPGAQVCGTAGGAIACADACGAGLTACDRACVDLASDRYHCGACGVPCEPGEACDGGTCRSLQVACFATDDVRPLAPDLAGTGSPRPAGDGPVALAGLDGDVWAAAALSGSLVRLPLELAAPSVEHALHAADLEGIAAVGDRLLVSNSGGGSVAVVEPGTGRVLDDVILPGPPGANPRGIAVLDGRAYVALYGKDEASGGQAVAVLDVSGVPGCAGAPCATLERTIDLRGAADAGALPFPAHAVALGANVYVTLANLAKDSDPTSWTYGYYVTPAGPGRLVTIDGASGASRVLSLGDGCKNPGALAAHGSTLWISCAGAGAAGLLPVDLSNPAAPEVGGLLLTAFDAPGAVAFCRGAGFVSDQYTGRVQRFDPVTRNAQEAVEVCPMGAQGWAWAADLLCAPGR; this is encoded by the coding sequence ATGAGACCGACGTTCCTCGCCACGCTCGCCGCCGCCGCGCTCCTCGCGTGCAGCGCACGGAGCTCCTGTCCCGAGGGGCAGGTCGACTGCGGGGGGCGCTGCGTCGCGCTCTCCGCCGACCCGCTCAACTGCGGCGCCTGCGGCACGGTGTGCGGCGCGGGCGGAGCCTGCCGCGCGGGCGCGTGCGACTGCGGCCCGGGGACGGTCCGCTGCGGCGAGACCTGCGCGCAGCTCGAGAGCGACCCGGCGAACTGCGGCGCCTGCGGGAAGACCTGCCCCGGCGCGCAGGTGTGCGGCACCGCCGGCGGCGCGATCGCCTGCGCGGACGCCTGCGGGGCGGGGTTGACGGCGTGCGACCGCGCCTGCGTGGACCTGGCCTCGGACCGCTACCACTGCGGCGCCTGCGGCGTGCCGTGCGAGCCGGGGGAGGCCTGCGACGGCGGCACCTGCCGCTCGCTCCAGGTCGCCTGCTTCGCGACCGATGACGTCCGCCCGCTCGCGCCCGATCTCGCCGGCACCGGGTCGCCACGACCCGCGGGCGACGGCCCGGTCGCGCTGGCCGGACTCGACGGGGACGTCTGGGCCGCCGCCGCGCTGTCCGGGAGCCTGGTGCGGCTGCCGCTCGAGCTCGCCGCACCGTCGGTCGAGCACGCGCTGCATGCCGCCGACCTGGAGGGGATCGCCGCCGTGGGCGATCGGCTGCTGGTCTCGAACTCCGGGGGCGGCTCCGTCGCGGTGGTGGAGCCCGGGACCGGGCGCGTGCTGGACGACGTGATCCTGCCGGGGCCGCCCGGCGCCAACCCGCGGGGCATCGCGGTCCTGGATGGGCGTGCGTACGTGGCGCTGTACGGGAAGGACGAGGCGAGCGGGGGCCAGGCGGTCGCGGTGCTCGACGTCTCAGGCGTTCCGGGGTGCGCCGGCGCGCCGTGCGCCACGCTGGAGCGCACGATCGATCTGCGCGGCGCGGCCGATGCGGGCGCCCTGCCGTTTCCGGCGCACGCGGTGGCGCTGGGCGCGAACGTCTACGTCACGCTCGCGAACCTGGCGAAGGACTCGGACCCGACGAGCTGGACCTACGGGTACTACGTGACGCCGGCGGGTCCGGGTCGCCTCGTGACGATCGACGGTGCGAGCGGCGCGTCTCGCGTGCTCTCGCTGGGCGATGGCTGCAAGAACCCAGGCGCGCTCGCCGCACACGGATCCACCCTCTGGATCTCGTGCGCCGGCGCGGGCGCCGCCGGGCTGCTGCCGGTGGACCTCTCGAACCCCGCCGCGCCGGAGGTCGGAGGCCTGCTCCTCACCGCGTTCGACGCGCCCGGCGCCGTGGCCTTCTGCCGCGGCGCGGGCTTCGTGAGCGATCAGTATACAGGGAGGGTGCAGCGCTTCGACCCTGTGACCCGGAACGCGCAGGAGGCGGTGGAGGTCTGTCCGATGGGCGCACAGGGATGGGCGTGGGCCGCCGATCTCCTGTGCGCGCCGGGACGCTGA
- a CDS encoding TlpA family protein disulfide reductase encodes MERGPEIMDGAGDRGRAARPARGGARGGLALLAGAALAIGALVVADRRAAAGRAPGLDELAPPLVVTSVGGGGAIDLGKLRGRAVAVNFWAPWCGPCRAELPDLAEVKRELADACVELIGVAGDGGREEVAQVAAGQPYPMGFDADGAAMRAWRVDAVPTTYLVDPGGKIHAVISGAVGRAELLEALRPIIPATCPRS; translated from the coding sequence ATGGAACGTGGACCGGAGATCATGGACGGGGCCGGCGACCGCGGTCGCGCGGCGCGGCCAGCGCGCGGCGGCGCCCGGGGGGGGCTGGCGCTCCTCGCCGGCGCTGCGCTGGCGATCGGTGCACTGGTCGTGGCCGACCGCCGCGCGGCGGCGGGGCGAGCGCCGGGCCTGGACGAGCTCGCGCCGCCGCTGGTGGTGACCTCCGTGGGCGGAGGCGGCGCGATCGACCTGGGGAAGCTGCGGGGGCGCGCCGTCGCGGTGAACTTCTGGGCACCCTGGTGCGGCCCGTGCCGGGCCGAGCTTCCGGACCTGGCCGAGGTGAAGCGGGAGCTGGCGGACGCCTGCGTGGAGCTGATCGGGGTCGCTGGCGACGGCGGGCGCGAGGAGGTGGCGCAGGTCGCCGCAGGGCAGCCGTATCCGATGGGCTTCGACGCGGACGGCGCGGCGATGCGCGCGTGGCGCGTGGACGCGGTGCCGACCACGTACCTCGTCGATCCCGGAGGCAAGATCCACGCGGTCATCTCCGGCGCCGTCGGCCGGGCAGAGCTCCTCGAGGCCCTTCGTCCCATCATCCCGGCGACGTGCCCGCGGAGCTGA
- a CDS encoding sigma-54-dependent Fis family transcriptional regulator, protein MKLHDIHLLDLFDVGTEQGWLSMRQQRMVVHSAAAVSIMRAQLIRSLGQDAARAIVFRWGFAQGYFDAMMCSDHLASLQPVDRFVFGCTLHTMEGMVRVAPKVIEAKGPGKLHMEANWWHCAEADDHARVFGAGMTSSCWATLGYASGFGTYVIGALILFEEVACRCSGAQCCSVVGNDLDGWGDRAAEIEARYTLAGETSFSQQWKEIHAECEHARAIGTAAASAKSAPTATVTTVNGPDRTTAPLNFVVCSQAMTDLLVLAERVAPLEMNVLIEGESGTGKEFLARFIHEKSMRGDAPMVAINCAALTEGLLESELFGHARGAFTGAVRDKPGLFEHAGRGTILLDEIGEMPLCLQAKLLRALESREFRRVGSEKVLRLDARVVASTNRDLRQQVQTGAFREDLFYRLGGFVLTIPPLRERREEIPALAHYFLHSTARRWNKGVQTISPGAMRCLMSYSWPGNVRELQHAIERATVVASQSVLTVKDLNPEVAGRLGDPAPDGDLDVEANERQLIEEALRRYHGNRKEAAAALRISPVTLWRRVRKYGLSLS, encoded by the coding sequence ATGAAGCTCCACGACATTCACCTGCTGGACCTCTTCGACGTGGGCACCGAGCAGGGCTGGCTCAGCATGCGCCAGCAGCGCATGGTGGTGCACAGCGCGGCGGCGGTCAGCATCATGCGGGCGCAGCTGATCCGCAGCCTGGGCCAGGACGCGGCGCGGGCCATCGTGTTTCGCTGGGGCTTCGCCCAGGGGTACTTCGACGCGATGATGTGCTCCGACCACCTGGCGAGCTTGCAGCCGGTGGACCGATTCGTGTTCGGCTGCACGCTCCACACCATGGAAGGCATGGTCCGGGTGGCGCCCAAGGTCATCGAGGCGAAGGGGCCCGGCAAGCTGCACATGGAGGCGAACTGGTGGCACTGCGCCGAGGCCGACGACCACGCCCGCGTGTTCGGAGCTGGCATGACGAGCTCGTGCTGGGCCACCCTGGGCTACGCCTCCGGGTTCGGCACGTACGTGATCGGGGCGCTCATCCTGTTCGAGGAGGTCGCGTGTCGCTGCTCCGGCGCGCAGTGCTGCTCGGTGGTGGGCAACGATCTGGACGGCTGGGGTGATCGCGCCGCGGAGATCGAGGCGCGCTACACGCTCGCGGGCGAGACCTCGTTCTCGCAGCAGTGGAAGGAGATCCACGCGGAGTGCGAGCACGCCCGCGCCATCGGGACGGCTGCGGCGAGCGCCAAGTCCGCGCCCACCGCCACCGTGACCACGGTGAACGGCCCCGACCGCACCACCGCACCGCTCAACTTCGTGGTGTGCAGCCAGGCCATGACGGACCTGCTGGTCCTCGCGGAGCGGGTCGCGCCGCTCGAGATGAACGTGCTCATCGAGGGCGAGAGCGGGACCGGCAAGGAGTTCCTGGCCCGGTTCATCCACGAGAAGAGCATGCGCGGCGACGCGCCGATGGTCGCCATCAACTGCGCCGCGCTCACCGAGGGGCTGCTCGAGTCGGAGCTGTTCGGCCACGCTCGAGGCGCGTTCACCGGCGCGGTGCGCGACAAGCCGGGGCTGTTCGAGCACGCCGGCCGAGGCACGATCCTCCTCGACGAGATCGGCGAGATGCCGCTGTGCCTCCAGGCGAAGCTGCTGCGCGCGCTGGAGAGCCGCGAGTTCCGGCGCGTCGGCAGCGAGAAGGTGCTGCGGCTGGACGCGCGGGTGGTCGCCTCCACGAACCGGGACCTCCGGCAGCAGGTGCAGACGGGCGCATTCCGCGAGGACCTGTTCTACCGGCTGGGCGGGTTCGTGCTCACCATCCCGCCGCTCCGGGAGCGGCGGGAGGAGATCCCCGCGCTGGCGCACTACTTCCTGCACTCCACCGCACGGCGCTGGAACAAGGGCGTGCAGACCATCAGCCCGGGCGCGATGCGGTGCCTGATGAGCTACTCCTGGCCCGGGAACGTCCGGGAGCTGCAGCACGCCATCGAGCGCGCCACGGTCGTCGCTTCCCAGTCGGTGCTCACGGTGAAGGACCTGAACCCCGAGGTCGCCGGGCGCCTCGGAGACCCCGCGCCCGACGGCGATCTGGACGTCGAGGCGAACGAGCGGCAGCTCATCGAGGAGGCGCTCCGCCGCTACCACGGCAACCGGAAGGAGGCCGCGGCCGCGCTGCGCATCAGCCCGGTCACGCTCTGGCGCCGCGTGCGCAAGTACGGGCTCTCGCTCAGCTGA
- a CDS encoding 4Fe-4S dicluster domain-containing protein, with translation MFEAMEIAVVLLPVVLVAGMVVRLVARGHTQVLLCMECELCMGACPLCVKRGEAFPGPKGILAAAKTGKVDAAIAAGALDCTSCGACTHVCPRGLAPQREVERWRAEAERVASRHAAEDPA, from the coding sequence GTGTTCGAGGCGATGGAGATCGCGGTGGTGCTGCTCCCAGTCGTGCTGGTCGCCGGGATGGTGGTCCGGCTGGTGGCGCGCGGGCACACGCAGGTGCTGCTCTGCATGGAGTGCGAGCTGTGCATGGGCGCTTGTCCGCTGTGCGTGAAGCGGGGCGAGGCGTTCCCCGGTCCGAAGGGCATCCTCGCGGCGGCGAAGACGGGCAAGGTGGACGCGGCCATCGCCGCCGGCGCGCTCGACTGCACCTCCTGCGGCGCCTGCACGCACGTGTGCCCGCGTGGCCTCGCGCCGCAGCGGGAGGTCGAGCGCTGGCGCGCCGAGGCCGAGCGGGTGGCCTCGCGCCACGCCGCGGAGGATCCCGCATGA
- a CDS encoding SphA family protein, with protein MKPHPWKPVLALVAAITLATPAAAKEGGDQYPVGVDGLAAGALPPPGTYLLSMVALVHGEVQDAAGHDAGVEANAQFGVLRLVHVTKLRVLGAQYAFGAILPYWHQSAKIRTPVGKLELDADGPGDITINPVYLNWHLPQNLHLLATVDLNLPTGRFRTDGGLSQGVGYYSVSPTVAATWYAPGGVEASGKLLYNLKRENPVTGVQSGDELELDFALAKRFGPFEAGVGGYYTVQTTDDELDGREVNDKAEGLALGIQAAYQAPFGTFIGMWHHDVTSDSRLQADRVFLKLMLPL; from the coding sequence ATGAAACCGCATCCATGGAAGCCCGTCCTCGCGCTCGTCGCGGCGATCACCCTGGCGACGCCCGCGGCCGCGAAGGAAGGCGGCGATCAGTACCCGGTGGGCGTCGACGGCCTCGCCGCCGGCGCGCTCCCGCCGCCGGGCACCTACCTCCTGAGCATGGTCGCGCTCGTGCACGGCGAGGTGCAGGACGCCGCCGGGCACGACGCGGGCGTCGAGGCGAACGCGCAGTTCGGCGTGCTGCGCCTGGTTCACGTCACCAAGCTGCGCGTGCTGGGGGCGCAGTACGCGTTCGGCGCGATCCTGCCGTACTGGCACCAGAGCGCGAAGATCCGCACGCCCGTGGGCAAGCTGGAGCTGGACGCGGACGGCCCCGGCGACATCACGATCAACCCCGTCTACCTGAACTGGCACCTCCCGCAGAACCTCCACCTGCTCGCCACCGTCGACCTGAACCTGCCCACCGGGCGCTTCCGCACCGACGGGGGCCTGAGCCAGGGCGTCGGGTACTACAGCGTCAGCCCGACCGTCGCCGCGACCTGGTATGCGCCGGGCGGCGTCGAGGCGTCCGGGAAGCTCCTGTACAACCTCAAGCGCGAGAACCCGGTGACGGGCGTGCAGTCCGGCGACGAGCTCGAGCTCGACTTCGCGCTGGCGAAGCGCTTCGGGCCGTTCGAGGCCGGCGTCGGCGGCTACTACACGGTGCAGACCACCGACGACGAGCTCGATGGACGCGAGGTCAACGACAAGGCCGAGGGCCTCGCCCTCGGCATCCAGGCCGCGTACCAGGCGCCGTTCGGCACGTTCATCGGGATGTGGCACCACGACGTCACGAGCGACAGCCGCCTGCAGGCGGATCGCGTCTTCCTCAAGCTCATGCTCCCCCTGTAG
- a CDS encoding FAD binding domain-containing protein, translating into MSRTRAYPEWHLASSLAEATWRAFQGAAVVAGGVDLGERLRLVRRAPRSIVCIRGLAELRRLDVRTDGVCIGTLVTLQELAQSPLVLERFPALARAAGLAATPAVREVATVGGNLMQYPRCWQLRTEGRPCRRSGAGRCHSDGSWRADGALFDRRACASAHPSSLAPVLIALGARAEAHSVSGLVRVPLDRLYPPRRSSAGRPVCTTPADILTCIHLRWPAPGAVTFFDARRTGDTVTAAVAGSVQVRDQVVEAARIVLGGVAPSPWRARAAEARLVGARLCPAALRDAVHAELAIAPAPAGSAAKARDLQSAALTALRVGEGVS; encoded by the coding sequence GTGTCTCGCACCAGGGCATATCCGGAGTGGCATCTCGCGAGCTCGCTCGCGGAGGCGACGTGGCGCGCCTTTCAGGGCGCGGCGGTGGTGGCCGGCGGCGTCGATCTGGGCGAGCGGCTCCGTCTCGTGCGCCGCGCGCCGCGGAGCATCGTGTGCATCCGCGGCCTCGCCGAGCTGCGCCGCCTCGACGTCCGGACGGACGGCGTGTGCATCGGGACGCTGGTGACGCTGCAGGAGCTGGCGCAGAGCCCCCTGGTGCTGGAGCGGTTCCCGGCGCTCGCGCGCGCCGCCGGACTCGCCGCGACGCCTGCGGTGCGGGAGGTCGCCACGGTGGGCGGCAATCTCATGCAGTACCCGCGCTGCTGGCAGCTGCGCACCGAGGGGCGTCCGTGCCGACGCTCCGGCGCGGGGCGCTGTCACTCGGACGGAAGCTGGCGCGCCGACGGCGCCCTCTTCGACCGGCGCGCCTGCGCGAGCGCGCATCCGTCGTCGCTCGCGCCGGTGCTCATCGCGCTCGGCGCGCGCGCCGAGGCTCACAGCGTCTCCGGGCTCGTGCGCGTCCCGCTCGACCGCCTCTACCCTCCGCGCCGCTCGAGCGCGGGGCGGCCGGTCTGCACCACGCCGGCGGACATCCTCACCTGCATCCACCTCCGCTGGCCGGCCCCTGGCGCGGTGACGTTCTTCGACGCCAGGCGCACCGGGGACACCGTGACGGCGGCGGTGGCGGGCTCGGTGCAGGTCCGGGACCAGGTGGTCGAGGCAGCCCGCATCGTGCTCGGCGGCGTCGCCCCCAGCCCCTGGCGCGCACGCGCCGCAGAGGCGCGGCTGGTGGGAGCGCGCCTCTGCCCGGCCGCGCTCCGCGACGCGGTCCATGCGGAGCTGGCGATCGCGCCCGCACCGGCCGGCAGCGCCGCCAAGGCGCGTGACCTGCAGTCCGCGGCGCTCACCGCGCTCCGCGTCGGGGAGGGGGTCAGCTGA
- a CDS encoding methyl-accepting chemotaxis protein, whose protein sequence is MLRSLPVSTKILGSSLLAAGATLAAGMAGWLAARGGLPGGATLALGASAAVAAVIAAGGLFVSLVVGRAIRAMRTESAHVRDAVRAGMLTVRGGEGRIDPEFQLIIRTLNETLDAFSVPFAATAEAVERISRGDLPARITAPFEGDFDRLREAVNAVIEVVEQRNDDIRRLVEAATAGRLDVRADVTRYHGYNGAMIGRINLLLDTVIRPIEVATDRVVRLAAGEVPPDVDLAVQGRFLDLKRGVNALLEVVRLRNADLALLLRAAAEGRLDVRADPSRYPGQNGDLVRGMNALLDAVVAPLRAAAGALERLARGEAPAPIEETYRGEFDTLRRNVNACTSAIRALVGEVDVAIEAGRAGDLGRRGDPARCEGDYRRVLAGVNEILDAVSAPVREASEVLARLAARDLRARMGGRYLGDHARLQQVVNGTAGALDAALGQVVEAVGGISAAAAQIASSSRAVAGGAAEQASAIGRTGASLEAVAGQARATSEHASAADGLTAAARDAAAEGTATVSRMTAAMAQVRLAAEQTAQIIKDIDEISFQTNLLALNAAVEAARAGDAGRGFAVVAEEVRSLALRSKAAASRTEALIHESVRQAADGDAITRAVAERLEAIHGSSDRLAALAAEISASAREQASGVARITGTVAEIDRVTQQNAASAEQSSAAAAELSARSGMLAELLGEFRLGGAGDRAAVRAAPRAACEAGRGSDDPTCLAAGATGGA, encoded by the coding sequence ATGCTCCGCTCGCTCCCGGTCTCGACGAAGATCCTCGGCTCCTCCCTGCTCGCCGCGGGCGCCACGCTCGCGGCCGGGATGGCCGGCTGGCTCGCCGCACGGGGCGGCCTGCCCGGCGGTGCCACCCTCGCGCTCGGCGCCTCGGCGGCGGTCGCGGCGGTGATCGCCGCGGGCGGGCTGTTCGTCTCGCTCGTGGTCGGCCGCGCCATCCGCGCCATGCGCACCGAGTCCGCGCACGTGCGCGACGCGGTGCGCGCCGGCATGCTCACGGTGCGCGGGGGCGAGGGGCGCATCGACCCGGAGTTCCAGCTCATCATCCGGACCTTGAACGAGACGCTGGACGCGTTCTCGGTCCCGTTCGCCGCCACCGCGGAGGCGGTGGAGCGCATCTCGCGCGGCGACCTCCCCGCGCGCATCACCGCGCCGTTCGAGGGCGACTTCGACCGCCTGCGCGAGGCGGTGAATGCGGTGATCGAGGTGGTGGAGCAGCGCAACGACGACATCCGGCGCCTGGTGGAGGCGGCCACCGCGGGCCGCCTGGACGTCCGGGCGGACGTCACCCGCTACCACGGGTACAACGGCGCCATGATCGGCCGGATCAACCTGCTCCTCGACACCGTGATCCGGCCGATCGAGGTCGCCACGGACCGGGTGGTGCGCCTCGCCGCCGGCGAGGTGCCGCCCGACGTCGATCTCGCGGTGCAGGGCCGCTTCCTCGACCTGAAGCGAGGGGTGAACGCGCTGCTCGAGGTGGTGCGCCTGCGCAACGCGGACCTGGCGCTGCTCCTGCGCGCGGCGGCGGAGGGGCGCCTGGACGTGCGCGCCGACCCTTCGCGCTACCCGGGCCAGAACGGCGACCTGGTGCGGGGGATGAACGCCTTGCTCGACGCCGTGGTGGCGCCGCTCCGTGCGGCGGCGGGCGCGCTCGAGCGGCTGGCGCGCGGAGAGGCGCCCGCGCCGATCGAGGAGACCTATCGCGGCGAGTTCGACACGCTCCGCCGCAACGTGAACGCCTGCACGTCCGCCATCCGCGCGCTCGTCGGCGAGGTGGACGTGGCCATCGAGGCCGGCCGCGCCGGCGACCTTGGCCGCCGGGGCGACCCGGCCCGCTGCGAGGGCGACTACCGCCGCGTCCTCGCAGGGGTGAACGAGATCCTGGACGCGGTCTCCGCGCCGGTTCGCGAGGCCAGCGAGGTCCTGGCGCGGCTCGCCGCGCGCGACCTGCGAGCGCGCATGGGCGGGCGCTACCTGGGCGACCACGCGCGGCTCCAGCAGGTGGTGAACGGCACTGCCGGCGCGCTCGACGCGGCGCTCGGCCAGGTGGTCGAGGCGGTGGGCGGGATCTCGGCGGCCGCGGCCCAGATCGCCTCCTCGAGCCGGGCGGTGGCGGGTGGCGCCGCCGAGCAGGCCTCCGCCATCGGCCGCACCGGCGCGAGCCTCGAGGCGGTCGCCGGGCAGGCGCGCGCCACCTCCGAGCACGCCTCCGCCGCGGACGGCCTCACCGCGGCGGCGCGCGACGCCGCCGCCGAGGGCACCGCCACGGTGTCGCGCATGACCGCCGCCATGGCGCAGGTGCGCCTGGCGGCCGAGCAGACCGCGCAGATCATCAAGGACATCGACGAGATCTCGTTCCAGACGAACCTGCTCGCGCTGAACGCGGCGGTGGAGGCCGCCCGCGCCGGCGACGCCGGGCGCGGGTTCGCGGTGGTCGCCGAGGAGGTGCGCTCGCTCGCGCTCCGCTCCAAGGCGGCCGCCTCCCGCACCGAGGCGCTCATCCACGAGTCGGTGCGCCAGGCGGCGGACGGCGACGCGATCACGCGCGCGGTCGCGGAGCGGCTCGAGGCGATCCACGGCAGCTCGGACCGGCTCGCCGCGCTCGCGGCCGAGATCAGCGCGTCGGCGCGGGAGCAGGCCAGCGGGGTCGCGCGGATCACCGGCACGGTGGCCGAGATCGACCGGGTCACCCAGCAGAACGCCGCCAGCGCCGAGCAGTCCTCGGCGGCGGCGGCGGAGCTGTCGGCGCGCTCGGGCATGCTGGCCGAGCTGCTGGGAGAGTTCCGGCTGGGCGGCGCCGGCGATCGCGCCGCGGTGAGGGCCGCGCCCCGCGCCGCGTGCGAGGCAGGCCGGGGATCGGACGACCCGACCTGCCTCGCGGCGGGTGCTACAGGGGGAGCATGA